DNA sequence from the Bdellovibrionota bacterium genome:
CCGCACAAAGGCTCCGTACGGGTCGTGGAGCAGGCGAAGCGGAGGGCTTTGATGAAAGACCCGGGTCCGGAATTCGACGGAGAGATGTTGACGACACACGAACGCTCGGGCATGAATCCGTCGTGAGCTTTTAACGGGGAACTATCCGGAGTCAATCGCTCTGGCTGACTTCAATGGGGACCAAGAAATTGATTTCGCCACCGCGGATCGAGGCGATAACATCGTATCTGTTCTTCTCGCGCGCTACGAATAGATAACTATGGACCTAAGCCCTCTTCGCCTCAAAGCTACCATCGCTTCCCCTGGAGCGAAATCGACCGAACTCGACTGGTTCGGGGGGGAAGAAGATCAGATCGTTCTCGCCCCTCTCTTCACCTTGAGCGAAGGGAACGGCGGAAAGGTGACCTTCTCCCTTCCGCAGGACTTTGAGCTCGAGCATTTAACCCGGGATCTTTCAGTCCCGGTGACCGTCGAGCAGAGCGAGATCACCGGGCTCGTCCTCCGCATTGAGGAATTTGAACTCTCCGAACAAAACCGATGGACCCAGCTTCTCAAACATCTGCAAGAGCGCATGGGGCAAATGGCGCGCGTTCATCCGCGTGTTATGGCCCCGGAATTCAATATCGGCGTTTGGTTAACGGGAAAAAACAGCGGAAAGGGGAAGATGTTCGACATCAGCCTCGGCGGTATGCGCGTGGTTTCCGATCTTACCGTTAGCGCGGGAGAAAAGATCGAGTTTCGATTTGAAATCCTCGAATCGCTCGATTGGGCCTCATTCGCGCAGGGGCTCTCGTGGAACGGAATCGTGAAAAGCACGCAGCCGCGCGGGTTCAGCATCGAGTTTTCCGAAAATCCGCCCTTCCGAGAATCGATGAAAAAACTGGTCGACGCTCTCACGAAGCGCCGAATGCGGCGCCTCACCTATCCACGCTATAACATCCACGAGTTTAATATCGAGGGCGTCGTGCAGCCCCTTCTCGAGAAAGTTCGACTCAAGGATATTAGCGTCTCGGGAAGTTACGTCCTCACGGAAAACATTTTGCCGATTGATTCCGCTGTTCTTCTCCAAATTCAAAAATCCCATCAGTTCAAAAGCTTGAACGAAGGTTTCGATTTCCATGGCCGTGTCGCGCGGATTACACCCGACGGGATGATCGTCGCCTTTATGGATATGCAGAAAGGGGACCAAGCACGGCTATCGGCGTGGACCGCGGAAGTCGCCGCGAAATTCCGCAAAGAGTCCGCTCCCAGGGAAGAAGGTCCGGCGCCGAAGTATACGCTTTCCGTGTCGTACGGAAGCGATCTCTTGTTCATCCGTGAATACCTCTACAACTTGAGCTCCGGCGGTCTTTTCATGCCGGGGGTTCCTCCCATCGACAAGGGGGAAGTGATTCGATTCGTTCTCGATCTTTCGGGAACATCGTTGGCCGAGAAAATTCCCAACCCCCCCAGTTTTCTCGGGACCGTGGTTCGGGCCACCGACACAGGCATCAGTGTTCAATTCTTGGACCCGGATAAAATTCGCGCGGAACTCGAAACCGTCATGGTCGATGTTCTGCGAAATCAGCAGCCACCGGATCGCACGAGCGCCGCCGAGCAAATTGCGGATGACATGTTACAGGACCTGGAACCTCAGTCTTCGCATCCCGTTCCGTTCCTCTCTCCCACTTCCGCCATTATCATGACGACCATTTCGATTATATTTATCGGTCTTACGATTCTCTACTATCGGCGAACACCACAGCCGATCGTTGTGGATCTGGACAGCCTCGCCGCGGGGCGGAAATCAACTGCGCCATCCGCCCCTTCGGAAACGGCGGCTGAAGCGGGGGCCGAGCATCCCGAAGAGGTTATGTTGATCGATGGGCCGTTCATGTTCCCCGTAAGGATAGCGGACATCGACGACGTTACGTATGACCCTAAGACAGGAGTGCGCGTTAAACTCAAGCAGGGTGCAGACATACCCGGCGAAGGATTGGCACCCTACCTTCCACGCGAACTCGCTCAGAAGTTAGGCCGACTCGAGGCTGAAGCGCTCCAGAGAAACGCCTCGCAAGCTGATTTAAATTCAATTTACCTCAAGCACGCCCCACCCCAGAGATGGAAACGATCTCCGGAATCTCCTTCAATTCCCTCGAAACGATAGAGTGTCATCATGGTAATAAAAATGCATTTCGGTCCACAAGGGTTCTCGTTCATCGAACTCCTTGTCGGGATTACGCTTTCGGCGATTCTTGGCGCCTTTGCGTACAAGGTATTTACCAGCACGCTATCGGTCCAAGTCAGTCAAAAAGACCTTTCCACATATCAAGGAACGGCGGCGGAAGCCCTGGAGGGCATTCGACGCGACATCAAGTTCGCGGACATCAGCCTTATAAAATCCGGTTTTCCTTCCATCTCCGTCCTTAATTACTCCACCAGTCCAAATATTCCGTACACTCCAAACCAGCGCCTGAGCGTTTGGTTTCCCGAACGAACCAAAAAGTTATTTACATTGACTCAGCCGTATGACTGGGCCGCGGGATTAAATCCTCTCAGTCCGACCCCTCCTTTTTTGGGTGGCGTGGGCTGGTGCGTGCCGATCTCGCCACTGGTCGATGCGACGGACCTATTTTCCTATGTCCCAGGCACAACTTATCCGAACTGGACAATCCTCTGGGCCCCCGGCTTAAGCCTCAACTACTACAGCAACCTGACGAGCTGCCACACCGATTCTGTGACTGGAAAGACCGATGGGGGAAATATTGTATCGTTGCCTGCTCAGTCACCGAACGACGGGCGAACGCGTTACATCCCCGCAAACGCGCTGATTGGCCGTCAACTCACCAGCCGAGCGGTCGGGTTGGTTTTTCCATTATCCGGAATTGGCGGCCTTGCCCCCGTCGCATCCGATATCGGCTCGATTTACACATACGTGAGTTCGTCCGCGACGTTAGGTGTGGACACCTCCTCCTCCCTCCCGGCCCGGACGTTGAGTTTCACGTTCGATGTCGCCGGGACTGAAAAGGCGAGTCTTACCACGGATAAGGATAAACGAGACGTTACGGCCATCAACATTAACGTCGGAGGGGCCGTGGAAACCCGCACCACCGACGGAAAACGAAAGGTGGTCGACGTTCCGTTTAAGTTCAAAGTGAAATTCGATTCGCGCAGCAATACGGACGCCTTTCCGACCGATACCAACCTCTTGACCCCGAATCTCGCGACCATTTCCGGGCGTGGTGTCGGCCAGCTTGCGGTCGATGACAAAGGAGGGAATGTTTATCTTTACGTGCCGACGGTCGAATGGTCGGCACTCGCCAATCCGATCGAAAGTTCAATCGGTCATATTACGGTGATCGATTCTACGGACGGCTCGGTGAAGAAGGATTGGATTCTGAAATGGAACTCCGTCAGCAACCCAGGAAACCCGCTTAACTTTATTCCCATGAAAGCTACAGTGGCCTCCTCCGGCATCGTCATCGGCGGTTACGCGAGAGACATGGACGCGGGACGAACACGCAGAGCCATTCTTTTTCACATTCCCCGAGAAGGTTTCGATCCAAACAACAAAATCAATTGGAGCGCTACCCCTACGTATCAAGTTCTTGGTGACGAAAACGCGACACAGCCCCCGGCTGTCAATGCCCCCGCTCGCTCCGGACAGCACCTCTATTACATGGCCGATACGAGCAACGTTGCGGTTACCGGTAACACGATCTATTTCGGGAGCTATACAAGAACCGCGGCCATCCTTTTAGATGATTTCTTTAATCGATCCCAGGTCTATCAAACGACGGTCGTTAACCCAACGAGTGCACCGACCGTTTCGGCGACGTATTCGATTATCGACGAATTTCCCGACATGTGGCCGCTCGCGAATTTGAATTATCTGTCCGGAAAACTATTGTCGGCCATGGCCATCAACGCTTCGGGGGACCATCTTTATAAATGTTACGATTGGGATTACCCGACCTGGGCCAATAGTTGGACAGATTTGAAGGGGGCACTCTATTCCGGTAACCCATTGACATCGACGTTTCAAGACGACAAAGGATCGCCCCCCGAATACGCTAAACTGGGGAGCTACGCAGAATTTTACGCTCAGGACGGAACGTGCACCGGAATGGATGTCGACAGCACGAACCGGCTCATTTTTACTAGCAAATTCAATTTTTACGTTTTCTCGCAAAGTCATATCGATGCCATTGTTACCGCTGTTGCGAATGGCACCACTGTCATCACTCGCCTCCTCTCTATGAACCCCGGGGCTGGGGGCGGATGGGCCACGGAATACAATGTGGGGGCGGATAATTTAAGCGAGGAGTCCGGACTCACGAGTTATGTTTTGCGCGGTGTCCAAGGGCTTGGTATCCGGAAACCGACCCCCGTGGGGCAAGCCTACGCTGAACTTTATTATTCTGAGGTTTCGTCTCCCGATCCCGCCGCGACCAGTAAGATCGGCAAATTCACCCACGAACCGATGGGATCGGTCCCCCGTTTTGTGATGGCGCTCGCCCCCGTAAAAACAGCCTCCCTCATGAATCAGGCGGCTCTAACCACGATGAGCCGCCAACCGGACGATCTCGGA
Encoded proteins:
- a CDS encoding PilZ domain-containing protein; the protein is MDLSPLRLKATIASPGAKSTELDWFGGEEDQIVLAPLFTLSEGNGGKVTFSLPQDFELEHLTRDLSVPVTVEQSEITGLVLRIEEFELSEQNRWTQLLKHLQERMGQMARVHPRVMAPEFNIGVWLTGKNSGKGKMFDISLGGMRVVSDLTVSAGEKIEFRFEILESLDWASFAQGLSWNGIVKSTQPRGFSIEFSENPPFRESMKKLVDALTKRRMRRLTYPRYNIHEFNIEGVVQPLLEKVRLKDISVSGSYVLTENILPIDSAVLLQIQKSHQFKSLNEGFDFHGRVARITPDGMIVAFMDMQKGDQARLSAWTAEVAAKFRKESAPREEGPAPKYTLSVSYGSDLLFIREYLYNLSSGGLFMPGVPPIDKGEVIRFVLDLSGTSLAEKIPNPPSFLGTVVRATDTGISVQFLDPDKIRAELETVMVDVLRNQQPPDRTSAAEQIADDMLQDLEPQSSHPVPFLSPTSAIIMTTISIIFIGLTILYYRRTPQPIVVDLDSLAAGRKSTAPSAPSETAAEAGAEHPEEVMLIDGPFMFPVRIADIDDVTYDPKTGVRVKLKQGADIPGEGLAPYLPRELAQKLGRLEAEALQRNASQADLNSIYLKHAPPQRWKRSPESPSIPSKR
- a CDS encoding type II secretion system protein: MVIKMHFGPQGFSFIELLVGITLSAILGAFAYKVFTSTLSVQVSQKDLSTYQGTAAEALEGIRRDIKFADISLIKSGFPSISVLNYSTSPNIPYTPNQRLSVWFPERTKKLFTLTQPYDWAAGLNPLSPTPPFLGGVGWCVPISPLVDATDLFSYVPGTTYPNWTILWAPGLSLNYYSNLTSCHTDSVTGKTDGGNIVSLPAQSPNDGRTRYIPANALIGRQLTSRAVGLVFPLSGIGGLAPVASDIGSIYTYVSSSATLGVDTSSSLPARTLSFTFDVAGTEKASLTTDKDKRDVTAININVGGAVETRTTDGKRKVVDVPFKFKVKFDSRSNTDAFPTDTNLLTPNLATISGRGVGQLAVDDKGGNVYLYVPTVEWSALANPIESSIGHITVIDSTDGSVKKDWILKWNSVSNPGNPLNFIPMKATVASSGIVIGGYARDMDAGRTRRAILFHIPREGFDPNNKINWSATPTYQVLGDENATQPPAVNAPARSGQHLYYMADTSNVAVTGNTIYFGSYTRTAAILLDDFFNRSQVYQTTVVNPTSAPTVSATYSIIDEFPDMWPLANLNYLSGKLLSAMAINASGDHLYKCYDWDYPTWANSWTDLKGALYSGNPLTSTFQDDKGSPPEYAKLGSYAEFYAQDGTCTGMDVDSTNRLIFTSKFNFYVFSQSHIDAIVTAVANGTTVITRLLSMNPGAGGGWATEYNVGADNLSEESGLTSYVLRGVQGLGIRKPTPVGQAYAELYYSEVSSPDPAATSKIGKFTHEPMGSVPRFVMALAPVKTASLMNQAALTTMSRQPDDLGIYGMLMPPSGVSSTNALSHEPFNCAPHDPYPPYTVATDPWDDCIRKKLGGQSL